Genomic DNA from Burkholderia plantarii:
CGCAGCGTCGACGAGCTGATCCGCCGCCATCGCGCCGGCATGCCGCTGCAGGCCATGCCCGATGAAGAGGAATCCGAAGCGCCCGACGCCCGGTCCGATGTACCGCTCGGCCACAACGTGCATCGGCTCAGGCCGCGCGCGCGCCGGCTGTTGCCGGCCGTGTCGTGGCCGAAGCTGGCCGTGGCGTTCGTGGCCGGCGCGTTCTGCTGCGGGCTCGCATTGCAGTTCGCGCCGCGGCTGTCGGGCGGCGGCTTTCTGGCCGCCTCGAACGATGCCGGCATGACGCCGTGGATCAAGGCCGCGGCCGGCTACCAGCAGCTCTATTCGCGCGACACCATCGCCGCGCTGCAGCCCGACATGGGCGCGACGGCCACCACCGTGGCCGACATCCATCAGGTCGACGATCTCGCGCTGCAGATTCCCGACCTGCGCAGCCAGGGGCTCACGTTCAAGCGCGTGCAGCGGCTGCGCTTCCACGACAAGCCGCTGGTGCAGATCGTCTACCTGCCCGAGAAGGGCAAGCCGGTCGCCCTCTGCGTGCTGAAGGAAGCGAAGGCCGACGCGGCGCCGGCCGGCCATCGCGTCGACGGCATGTCGGTGGTGGCGTGGCGGCGCGGGCAGCTCGGCTACGCGCTGATCGGCGAGCCCGGCGACGTCGATCTCGACGCGCTCGGCAAGCAGCTCTACAACGGCCAGGTGCCCACCACGATCGGCGCGGCCGACACCACCGGCGGGCATGGCCGTCGAGCCTGACCGGCGGGGCGGCGGCGCGATGCGGGGCGGCGGGACGCGGACCACGGTGTTGACGACGCGGTGCGCGGCACCACCGCTGCATGGGCCGCGCGCCGGCACCGTCGATGACCACCGATAACCCGCCCGACCGGCCGCGCCGTGCGCCGGCCGTCTCGTGCCGTCCTTCGGCACCGCGTCCGCGCGGGCGTTCACTCGCCTGGCGCTGGGCCATCGTGCTCGGCGCGCCGGCCGCGCTCGTCGCGCTGTTCGCCTGGTGCGGCGGCTGGCTGTCGTCGCGACTCACCGCGCCGCGCCTCGTCGACGCGTTCGAGGCCACCACCACCGCGCATCCCGGCTTCCGCCGCAATCACGCCAAGGGCATCTGCGTGACCGGCCATTTCGACAGCAACGGCAGCGGCGCGCTGCTGTCGCGCGCGAGCGTGTTCGTGCGGGGCCGCTATCCGCTGGTCGGGCGGCTGTCGATGCCGGGCGGCGATCCCGGCGAGGCCGACGCCGCCGGCATGGTGCGCAGCTTCGCGCTGCGCATCGCGCTGCCGCACGACGCGGACTGGCGCCTCGCGATGAATTCGGTGCCGATCTTCGCGGTGCGCACGCCGCAGGCGCTCTACGAGCAACTGGCCGCCGACGCGCGCGACCCGCGCACCGGCCGGGCCGATCCCGCGAGGATGCGCGCGTTCCTCGAGCGTCATCCGGAGGCGCGCGCGTTTCACGATTACGTGGCGGCGCATCCGTCCTCGTCGCGCTACGACAACGCGACGTACTACGGCATCAGCACGTTCCGCACCACCGACGAGCATGGCGTGCGGCGCTTCGTGCGCTGGGCGGCGGTGCCCGACGCGCCGTACCGGCCGATCGACCCGAGCGCGCAGCGCGATCCCGATTTCCTCTCCTATGACCTCATGATGCGGCTTGCTGACGGCCCGCTGCGCTGGCATCTAGTGTTCGAGGTCGCGATGCCGGGCGATCCGATCGACGATTCCACGCGGCAATGGGCACGCTCGCCGCGCCGCCTGCGAATCGACACCGGGGTGGTGGTGATCGAGCATGCGCAGGCGCAGATCGACGGGCCGTGCCGCGATATCGTGTTCGATCCGACCATCCTGCCCGACGGCATCGCGCCGTCCCGGGACCCGTTGCTGGCCGCGCGCTCGTCGGCGTATCGCGTCTCGTTCGATCGCCGCACGCAGGAGGAAGCGGCGGCACGGCGGCACGCGCATTGAGCGGCCGGGCCCGCGCCGAATTGATCGGTTATGCAGAGGATTGGCCCGCGCGGGGCGCTTCCCGACACATGGCGCCGGAAAACCGTTCCACTTTATGTTGTATCTGCTCATAAAGCGGAACTATGGGTATCATAGGGGTTTGCTAACGAACGACGGATTCGGTCGGAAATTCGGTAGTGCCGATACCGATAACAACCGGTTCATATCGCGGCTACTCTTTCGCCTTTCGTGAGTCCATCGACTTGATGAAACCCGACGACAGCACACTGATCGCTTATGCCGACGGCGAGCTCGATGCCGCCGACGCGGCGCGCGTCGAGCAGGCGCTGGCCGAGTCGTCCGAGTTGCGGCAGAGCGTGGAGCGCCTGCGTGCCTCGCGTCTGCCGTATCGCGACGCGTTCGCGGCGCAGCGGCTGCCCGAGCTGCCCGATGCGCTGCGCCTGCGGATCGAGGCGATGGCGAGCACCGCCCAGGCACGGCCGGCCGGCGAGCCGGCGGTGGACGCGAGCGTGGGCGCGCCCGAGCCGCGTGAAGCCGCATCGCCGGCGGCCGGTAACGTGCATGCGCTGCCGGCGCGGCGGGTCGCGCGGCCGGCGCTGTGGCTCGCCGCGGCGTTCGTGGCCGGTGCGTTCTGCGCCGGCCTGGTCCAGCAGTTCGCGGCCGGCGGTTTCGGGTCAGGGGTGGCCGGTGGCGGCGCGACGCTCGCCTCGGCCGGCGCGAAGAAGCCGTGGATCAGCGTCGCCGCCGATTATCAGCAGCTCTACACGCGCGACACGGTCGCGAACCTCCAGCCCGATCCGGCGGTGTCCTCGGCGATCGTCGGCGCGATCCGCAGCGACGACGGCATCCGCCTGCGCGTGCCGGACCTGCGCATGGCCGGCTTCACGTTCAAGGCCGTCGATCGCCTGCGCTACGACGGCAAGCCGCTCGTGCAGATCGTCTACCTGCCCGAACACGGCACGCCCGTCGCGCTCTGCGTGATGAAGGACGCGCGCCCCGACCAGTCGATCACGCAGCGCGAGATGCATGGCATGACCGTGGTGTCGTGGCGGCAGAACGAACTGTCCTATGCGCTGATCGGCAAGCCCGATTCGGGCAACCTCGAAGCCGTGGCGCGGCAGATCTCGGGCAGCCACGTCGACGCGATGTTCGCCGTCCACGAGGGGCGGAGCGGGTATCTGGGCTGAGGCCGGCGGCGGCGGGTGCCGGCGGCCTCGCGCCCGGTCGGGCGGTCAGCCGAGCGCGAAGTCGTGGAAACGGTACTCGCGGCCGCGTTCGTTGAGGGCCGCCACGAGCGATAGCGCTTCCTTGTCGGCCAGCCCGCGCTCGCGCAGCACGGCATAGATCTGGTAGAACTCGCCCGCCAGTTCCCCGGCGAAGATGCCGGGGTCGTCCGAGCCCAGCGTCACCATGATTTCCGGGTCGCCCGACTTCAATGCGCCGGGCAGGCGCATCCAGCGAAACACGTGGTGCTCCTCGAAGTGCTGGTACTGGCTGATGCGGACGTTGCTCGACGGCAGCGTTTCGATCAGCACGCGGCGCTGCTGCACGATCTTCATCAGCGCCTGCTGCAGCGTGACGTATTCGCTTGCCGAGAAATGCCCACAAGCCACTGGCATCAGCTCGCGCCCGCGTTCGCGCAGCGCGTCGTCGCCAAGCCAGCGCCACAGCAGCTTGCAGTCGCCGGGGCGGGTGCGGATCGCGTCGTCCACACGCCTGGCCTCGGCGCGTTCGGCGTCGTGCAGCGGGCTGACGATATCGATCGACTTGCGCGGGCGGTTCGCGGCCAGTTCCTCGCGTGTCGAGCGCGAGAAGACCAGGTCGAGATAGGCGACATTCAGGCCGCGCAGGCGCATGGCGCGATCCAGCGTCACCGCGCTGATCTCGCTGCCGAACAGTTCGCCGCCGAGTTCGGTCAGTTCGCGCTCGACCTTGTAGGCGAGCGCCGTCTGGTTGCTGGCCTGCAGCAATTGCCAGGCCGCCAGCAGATCCAGCAGCCATTCGTCCTTGCGCAGGCGCACCTGGCCCGGCATGCGTTGCAGCCAGAGTTCCGGATCGATGCCCATCGCCGTGCCGTGACCGATGCGGTCGCCGTCGCGCAGGTCGAGCAGTTCCATGGCATCGAGAATCGCCCGGATGCCGCTCATCAGATGATGGAAATCCTCACCGGCGTGATAGCTGCGCCGGGTCACGCCCGCCGCGCGACAGATCCGGAACGTGCTGGCGAAGACTTCGGGCGGGGCGTCGAGTTCGTTCGCGGCGGCGTCGATGCCGCGAATCCAATGGCGCAGCGACGGATACAGGCTGAATATCGAGCACAGCGCATGCGCCTGATCGACGAGCCGCGTGCGCAAGGCGTAGAAGCGGTAGGGCTTGTCGTCGGTGGTTTCAGGCGATTTGATGAAATGCGCGACGAGCGCGAGCCGCAGGCGGCGTCCCTGCGCCGGCTCGCGCAGCCTGGCATCGAAATCGCGCAGCAGCTTCGTGAAGCCGGATGGCGGATTGTCGTCGTTCCGGTAGCGCCAGTAGCCGCGCAGGATGCGCTCGAGCAGTTCGAGGTTCTTGAAATCGGTCTGTTTCGGTGCGAAACGCCCTTCCAGGTAGACGATCCGGCTGTGCGCGGGCAGCGGGCCGTGCATGGCGCGGAAGCGTTCCAGGTAGTCCTTTTCCGCGGGCTCGCGCAGGTCCGTCCAGGTCAGCTTCTGGAACTGGTCGAAGCCGTACTGGTCCTCGCTCTGCACCAGCAGCCGGTAGTAGAGGTTCTGCAGCAGCAGATAGCCGTGCAGCATGTTGGTAAGCGTTACCGAGGGCCGCTCGCATAGCCGGACGAGCAGACGATACAGCCATTCGCGCTCGGCGGTGACATCGATCGCGCCGCGCCGGGCCAGGCGTTCATGGTCGGGCGGGTTGCACCGCACGGGCGGCGGTGTGAAGCTCAGCGCCTCGGTGTAGAGCGCCTCGAACGTGGCCGGTAGCGCTGCCTCGTTGTTCAGGCAGCCGAACGCGGCGGCCAGTAGATAGCCGCGCAACTGCCGCGCGATGAAGAGCTGCCGCTTCAGTTCGACGATGGTGAAATCGGGCTGGATCGAGCGGGCCAGCTCGCGCAGGCCATGCGCCTCGCGGCTGCCGGATGCGAGCTTGATCGCGAATTCGTCGGTCTCCTGGTCGGGCGCGTCGAGCGCCCGCAGCCAGCAGAGTTCGGCGTGCGTGCTGCCGTTCAGGTGCAGGTGCGTCTCGTGCAGTCCCTCGCGATGGAAATATTCCTCCACGAGCGGATCGTAGGGCAGTAGCAGCGTGTGCGGCTGACGCGGTGCCGGCGCGCCGGTGGCGCCGGGGGCGGCGAGGAGCGGCTGCAGGAAGCAGTCCCTGGGCGGCCAGACGTGGGCGGCGGCCTGCAGCGCCAGCCCGCTGATGCGGCTCAGCACGCTCTGCTGCCAGACGCCGAAGCGGTCGAGCTTGACGTGCAGTTCGCCGTGCCGTGCGGTCAGGAACTCCTCGGCGAGGATGCGCATGGCGGCCAGCAGCGGCGGCCCGTCGTGCGGCTGCCGATAGGCATCCCAGGCTTCCCAGGCGCGCCGGAAGACATGATCGGGTTCGCGCGCGGCCCACGGCTGATGGGTCAGGTAGAGCGCTTCGCGCAGGTCGTCGTCGGCCAGCGGTGCATGCAGCGAGCCGGCCTGCAGGCTCGCCAGCACGCGGTGGCTCGACAGCAGCGCACAGGCGAGCAGCGACGGCGTGGAGATCGGCAGGCCGCTCATGCTTGGGATTTGGCCGATCCGGAATGCTTCTGCCATTGGCCGGCGATGAATGCGTTCTTGACGATACTGGCCTCTGGCAGCTTGTGGATCAGATTGCCGAGCGGGCCGAGTTCCAATGCCTTCACCATGATTTTCCGCTCATTGGTGCCGAGCAGCCCGAGTACGAGTGGACAGCTCGCGATCGCGACGGTCAGCGGCAATTGCGTCCGATTGGCTTGCAGGAACGCCGTCTTGTGCTTCAGCGTGGAAGCCGCCGAAGTGGCCGGATTGGTGCGATCCACGGTGCCCTCGAATTTGCCCAGGCTGTGGTCGGCTTCCTCGACCAGGAACGCATTGATCAGGCAGGCTGCGCTGAGCGCCATGATTTCATCCAGACGCTTGTTGCCGTCGCGGCTCGCGCTGCGGGCAAGGTCCGAGGCCTTTTCGAGGCTGAAATAGGTTCGCACCCAGATCTTGCCGAGCAAGATCGATGACGGAGCGTAATTTTCGAAGATGCCCTCGAGTGAGGTTGTCCAGGCCGCCATGGCATCGACCAGCTTGCCATGCGCGCTGTTTGCCGGGAGGGGAGTGTCATCGGCGCCGTCGGGCTCGTCGCTGTCCGTGTCGCCGGCATTGCCCGAGGCGATGATGCTCTCGCCCCAGTCCGGGCTGCTGATGGTCAGCGGCGGAAAGGTGCTGCTCAGGCGCCGCTCGATGGCCGGGCTCTCCGCGCTCAACAGCCGTTCGATCAGGCCGAGGATGTTGTAGATCGACGCATAACCGCGGCTGCTCTGGTTCGAGACGTCGAGCATGCTGTATGCGATGGTCGGCAGTCCTTCCGGGGACGACGCCTGAAGGCGCAGGATGTCGTCGATGACCTTGAAGTCTTCCTTTTTCGCGTGGCTCGGCTTTCTCTTGTTCAGGCCGATCACGCCGAAGTCCACCACCGACGAACTCGGCGAGGTCGGATGGGCCGCCGCGAGCACGGCCGTGGCTCGGCGCGCCCAGTTCAGCGCGTCCTCGACGCGGCCCACCGCCATGTATTGTCGAAACTGCTTCATCAGCAGTTCCGGGCTGATCCGCGACGCCATGCGCCGTGTTTCCTTGCCCCACAGCGAGACGCTGCCGGGGCCGGCCAGCATGTAAATCAGCGCGTTCGACGGATTCTCGGCGCACAACCCCGCTACCTCGGCGGCAAGCGACATGTAGCAGTTGTTGAGATCGTCGTCGCTGGCCTGCGGGCGCAGGTAGGCGGCCGTATCGACGTCGCCGTCCTCGCAGGCCAACTCGAACACGGCCTTGGTCAAGGTGGGCAGGTAGTTGGCCGCCAGATCGTCGACCATGATGCCCTTCTTGTAGAGGCTGCCCTGCGCCATGGCGCGCAGCGATCCGCGCACGGCGTCGGACAGATCGCGGCTCCAGCTCGTGTCGTCCCTGGCCTGCTCGTCGGTTTCATGCAGGAACGGCGCGCAGCCCTGCATGACCTGCAGCACCGAGCGCAGCGGCTGCTTGAGCAGATGCTCGCGGAACAGCGAAACGTCGGACGCGGAGCGCACGCGCAAGCCGCGCCGGATGATTTCGTCCATCACCGAGATCGGCGTGCGGGGAACCTCGTTCCAGCGGGTCGAGCGGAACTGGTAGGTGTTGTTCTTGCCGTCCTCGTCGAGCAGGCGTCCCAGTTTCTTGAGGTGATACCGGCGGCGCAGCGGGAACAGCTTCAGCAGGTATTGATCCTCGAGATGGTCGAGCATGCGGATCCGCTGCGCCTGCCGGCTTTCGCCCGGCTCGTCGGTGGCCGTCGGCAACTGCAGCGAAAACGCGCGGCGCGTCAGCAGGGAATACAGTTCCATGTCGCCGGTGACGAGAATCACGAGCCGCGGCGTATCGAGGTAGCTGCGAAAGCATTCCAGCAGCTTGTAGGCGTGGCGCGAATTGGTGTCGGCGTCGTCGAACGCGAGCAGCAGCGCGTCGACGCCGAGCATGTTGCAGGCGAGGTCGATCGCAAGGTGCAGGCCGTTGCGCAGTGAGTCACTGTCGGCCGCGCGAGCCAGGCCGCGGTCGAAGAACAGCTCGGGGTCGTGATGCGCGAGCGGATCGTGTGCCTTGCGGAACAGGCTCAGGCCGCCCGCGAGCTGCTTGAAGTGCCGCCGGAAATCCTCGCGACGGCGTTCGTTGTCGAGGCTGGGCGTGGCTTTTTCGGCCACCAGCTTCAGGGCGCGCAGCACGTTCAGCAGGATGATCTCGCTGCCTTCCAGGCGCGTGGGATCGATGTAGGCGAGCTGCCGGACCTGGACGCGTTTCCCGACCGGCGGATTTTCCGACAGGGCGCGCGGCAGATCGGCGTAAACCGTGCGCAGGAAGGTGGTTTTCCCCGCGCCGCGCGAGCCGTCGATGAAGTGGATCAGGCCGCTGCCGGGCGGATAGTGGTCCTCGTCGGGGCGCGACGTCTTCGAGTCGCCGGTTTCGGCGCGGCCGGCCCGGGACAGCAGCGACGCCGCGATATCGTCGGTCAGCGCCTTGTAGATTTTTCGATGAACCAGATTATCGGGCTCGATTTTGGTCGAGTTATCGTAATCATCCAGATGGATGGTGATTGAGGTCATCGGGGTCTCCGTATCGCTCGGCAATCACCCCGGCGCCGCAACGCCGCCTCGGGCGCGGGACGGCGAGCGTCCGCGCGGCCGAGGCGGCGAGGGGAGAAAGGGGGGATTGGCGCTGCGGGAAATAATAGGGCGCGTTTGGATCGTTCTCTCAGGATCGATAACGGCCGTTTGATCGTCTGACTTTAGCTTGGCCTCGCATTCGGCTGCATCGCGCTGCCCCTGTTGCGAAAACCCCAATCCCTGTTGCACCGCAGCGATGGATCCGTATAATACGGGTTTTCCCCTAGGCACTAACCCTGAGGTCATCATGAAAGCTGCGACTGCGTCGACTCCCGTTGTGAATCAATGGTTTGCTCAACTGCGTAGCGGTCTGGCGCGCGCGTGGGAAATCCACGTCCGCACCTGCGAACTGATCGCCGAAGCGCACCGCCGCATGTAATGGCGGGCGGCACGGCCGCCGGTGCCACGATGCGGAGCGGCGCGGCTTCGAGGCTGCGACGGCGCATCCGGCCCCCCGACAGCCGATGTCGCGTATCGAACCCGGCGGCAGTCGCCGCGCAGGGTTCCGGCACGCTGAAACCAGCGTGCGTTTGCCGGTCACGCGAACGCGTTCGCGCCGCCGATCGTCCCGCCGGGGCGAATCCCGAAGCCGGATTCGCCGCAACCCGGCAACCGCTCGACGATCGGCCGCGTCGGCAACGAGCAGGCGGAGGAACGCCTGATTCGTGGTTCGCGTTTACCGGTCATCCCATTCGTTCCGTCGCATCGATTGCGACGGAATTGTCTTTTGTGGCGCCTGTATCGCGCCGTGCCTTCGGGCATGCGCAGCCCGGCGCCCGTTGCTTCCCCCCTTCTCCGCCCGGCACGGCTCACGACCAGTCCGGCAAGCGCCACCACGCACATTGGCCGGCACCGCCAACACGAATCCCGGCAAGGCCGTCACGAGGCAATCGCGCCGCGCCGCGCGCCGTTCCAGTTTCGCGAGCGCGTTGCCGAACACGATCGGCGGCGACTGGCAGGGCAGCACGGTCGTCGCGTATCCGGTGACCTGCGCGGGCATGGCCGTCTTCGACGGCAAACCGTGTGCGAACGCATGCGCCACGAACGGCGTGTAGAGCGCCGGCTCCGCGTTCGAGGTGACGGCGAAGCAAAAGGGCGACCGACAGGGCCGTCAGCGCGGGATACGCGAGCAGCGGGCGATCGCGCAGCGCGTCGGGGGCGAGCAGGCCGAAGGCGCGTGGATCGAGTCCCGGTCGACGAGCGCGGCCAGCCCGATGATCGCCGCGACGAACGCGAGCAGGTCGAGCTTCAGCGCGGCCACGAAGCGGCGGAACCGCGCCGGCGGCGACGTCGCGAAATAAACGGATACGAAGCCGAGCCCAACGCGGCACGGCGCGACGTGATGCAGCGAATCCGTGAGCCAGAACCCGAGCGTGATCGCCAGCGGTGCCGCCGCGTGCCATTCCCGGCGGTCCGGCGCCGGGAATGGCGTAGCGGGAACCCGGCCCGCCCGCGCTTGATCCGGAAACAGCCGCCGCGCGGCATACACGAGTACCGCGCCGCGCACCATGGCGCCGGCCGGGAAAAACCGCAGCAGATACTCGAAGAAGCCGAGCCGCGTGCCCGGCGATCGCTCCGGTATGCCGGCCATGATCACGTTCGGCAGGTTGGCCGGCAGTACGGCGGCGGCCGGCCCATACGAGCCGACCACCACGAGCAGCAGGATGCCGCGCCGGCCATGGGTCCCAGCGCGGAACCCGACCACGCGGTGTACGACCAGCAGCGCGATGGCCGCGGCGCCGGTGGCGAGCAGGGCTGCCGCGAGCCAGCGGTGTGCCGTCACGGGTGCATGCCTCGCGGGCGGCTCGGACGGCGTGGTGCGGCGGGGAACTGGCATGGTTGTCCGGAGGGGTAAGAGGAAGGTCGATATCGAAATGCGCGCTGCGTCCCGGTTGTCTAAAAAAAAAGATGATCGAGGCGAGCGTTCGCCGATGAAGATGTTCGGATCTAGGTGCGAGGTCGTGTCGACGAGCGGAATGCCGCTTCAGGGCGAAGTGCTGGCGGGTC
This window encodes:
- a CDS encoding anti-sigma factor is translated as MTIDDASLLAYVDDELPPEDRARIETTIGASAELASRVALLRASRLPYGEAFARQALPPVPESLARSVDELIRRHRAGMPLQAMPDEEESEAPDARSDVPLGHNVHRLRPRARRLLPAVSWPKLAVAFVAGAFCCGLALQFAPRLSGGGFLAASNDAGMTPWIKAAAGYQQLYSRDTIAALQPDMGATATTVADIHQVDDLALQIPDLRSQGLTFKRVQRLRFHDKPLVQIVYLPEKGKPVALCVLKEAKADAAPAGHRVDGMSVVAWRRGQLGYALIGEPGDVDLDALGKQLYNGQVPTTIGAADTTGGHGRRA
- a CDS encoding catalase family peroxidase, translated to MTTDNPPDRPRRAPAVSCRPSAPRPRGRSLAWRWAIVLGAPAALVALFAWCGGWLSSRLTAPRLVDAFEATTTAHPGFRRNHAKGICVTGHFDSNGSGALLSRASVFVRGRYPLVGRLSMPGGDPGEADAAGMVRSFALRIALPHDADWRLAMNSVPIFAVRTPQALYEQLAADARDPRTGRADPARMRAFLERHPEARAFHDYVAAHPSSSRYDNATYYGISTFRTTDEHGVRRFVRWAAVPDAPYRPIDPSAQRDPDFLSYDLMMRLADGPLRWHLVFEVAMPGDPIDDSTRQWARSPRRLRIDTGVVVIEHAQAQIDGPCRDIVFDPTILPDGIAPSRDPLLAARSSAYRVSFDRRTQEEAAARRHAH
- a CDS encoding anti-sigma factor family protein; translation: MKPDDSTLIAYADGELDAADAARVEQALAESSELRQSVERLRASRLPYRDAFAAQRLPELPDALRLRIEAMASTAQARPAGEPAVDASVGAPEPREAASPAAGNVHALPARRVARPALWLAAAFVAGAFCAGLVQQFAAGGFGSGVAGGGATLASAGAKKPWISVAADYQQLYTRDTVANLQPDPAVSSAIVGAIRSDDGIRLRVPDLRMAGFTFKAVDRLRYDGKPLVQIVYLPEHGTPVALCVMKDARPDQSITQREMHGMTVVSWRQNELSYALIGKPDSGNLEAVARQISGSHVDAMFAVHEGRSGYLG